The following are encoded in a window of Candidatus Omnitrophota bacterium genomic DNA:
- a CDS encoding response regulator — MSKKILAVDDEPDILKVVIFRLKKEGYDIKTAINGQMALDMIAEDRPDLILLDITLPVLNGFEVCRRIKADEHSKDIPVMFLTASTASEGFKERAAEAGAQDYMFKPFDYDELLAKIKKMLS; from the coding sequence GTGTCTAAGAAAATTTTAGCTGTTGATGATGAGCCAGATATTTTAAAGGTTGTTATTTTTCGTCTTAAAAAAGAAGGGTATGATATTAAAACAGCTATTAATGGGCAAATGGCCTTGGACATGATTGCAGAAGATCGTCCCGATCTTATTCTTTTAGACATTACGCTTCCTGTGCTGAATGGATTTGAAGTCTGTAGAAGAATTAAAGCAGATGAGCATTCTAAAGACATCCCTGTTATGTTCTTAACAGCATCAACAGCATCTGAAGGTTTTAAGGAAAGAGCTGCGGAGGCTGGAGCGCAGGATTATATGTTTAAGCCGTTTGATTATGATGAGTTGTTGGCAAAAATAAAGAAAATGTTAAGTTAG
- a CDS encoding NAD(P)/FAD-dependent oxidoreductase, which produces MDKTNITIIGAGVCGLATGFILSQKYKDILIIEQHDSFGRETSSRNSEVIHAGIYYPKNSLKAKLCIKGKTMLYDLCQKHNIPHKKLGKILIACDNNEEKTIEHIRKNAIESGVTNLRFLKDGELDTLEPDIKAKKALLCPDTGIIDSHKLMHFFSEESKRNNVDFAYNIKVVNITKKTSKYKITVKEPSGELFSFETNIIINAGGFYADQIASMAGIDIEENNYKIYYSKGQYFRINNPKKFNIKHLIYPPPSATDLGIHITPDLAGGLRLGPDAAFVDCIDYAINERDKEKFQISVSRFLEGLSQEDLAPDTCGIRAKLQSPTDKFRDFVIAHEKNNGLEGFVNLLGIESPGLTSCLAIAEMVKDLL; this is translated from the coding sequence ATGGATAAAACAAATATTACAATTATTGGAGCCGGTGTTTGCGGTCTTGCCACAGGCTTTATATTGTCACAAAAATATAAAGACATTCTTATCATTGAACAACATGATTCTTTTGGACGCGAAACATCTTCTCGCAATTCTGAAGTTATCCATGCTGGCATTTATTACCCAAAAAATTCCCTTAAAGCAAAACTTTGCATTAAAGGGAAAACAATGCTTTATGATTTATGCCAAAAACATAATATCCCTCATAAAAAACTTGGAAAGATTCTAATCGCCTGTGATAATAACGAAGAAAAAACAATTGAGCACATTCGAAAGAATGCAATTGAAAGCGGTGTTACAAATCTTCGTTTTCTAAAAGATGGAGAACTTGACACTCTAGAACCAGATATTAAAGCCAAAAAAGCGCTTCTTTGTCCTGACACAGGAATCATCGACTCACACAAGCTTATGCACTTTTTTTCTGAAGAATCAAAGCGCAATAACGTTGATTTTGCTTACAACATAAAAGTCGTCAATATCACGAAAAAAACTTCAAAATACAAAATCACCGTTAAAGAGCCTTCTGGGGAGCTCTTCTCTTTTGAGACAAACATTATTATCAATGCAGGAGGATTTTATGCTGATCAAATTGCTTCAATGGCTGGCATTGATATTGAAGAAAATAACTACAAAATTTATTACAGCAAAGGTCAGTATTTTCGTATTAACAATCCTAAGAAATTTAATATCAAACATCTTATTTATCCGCCACCAAGTGCAACTGATCTAGGTATTCATATCACGCCTGATCTTGCCGGTGGTCTTCGCCTTGGTCCAGATGCTGCATTTGTTGATTGCATTGATTACGCTATTAACGAACGAGATAAAGAAAAATTTCAGATCTCTGTTTCTCGATTTCTTGAAGGTTTATCCCAAGAAGATCTTGCTCCTGACACATGTGGCATTCGTGCAAAACTCCAATCCCCAACAGATAAATTTAGGGACTTTGTTATCGCACATGAAAAAAATAACGGACTTGAAGGTTTTGTTAATTTACTTGGAATTGAATCGCCAGGTCTTACATCGTGCCTAGCAATCGCTGAAATGGTAAAAGACCTTTTATAA
- a CDS encoding response regulator, with product MEKKILIVDDDPVQTKLLATKLPENGYSVLSATQAATGLQMAMDKYPDLIILDVMMPIINGYNLCQLIKNDPKHKDIPIILLTSRDKEKDIEIGRDVGADAYLIKPVSIPSLLEKIKELLNN from the coding sequence ATGGAAAAAAAGATTTTAATTGTTGATGATGATCCTGTTCAAACAAAACTTTTGGCGACGAAGCTTCCAGAAAATGGATACTCTGTTTTGTCAGCTACTCAAGCGGCCACGGGTCTCCAAATGGCCATGGACAAATATCCAGATTTAATTATTCTAGATGTTATGATGCCTATTATAAATGGATACAATCTTTGTCAGCTTATTAAGAATGACCCTAAACACAAAGATATTCCCATTATTCTTTTAACATCCCGCGATAAAGAAAAAGATATCGAAATCGGTCGCGATGTCGGAGCAGATGCTTACTTAATAAAACCTGTCAGCATTCCTTCCTTGCTAGAGAAAATAAAAGAACTTCTAAACAACTAG
- a CDS encoding GAF domain-containing protein has product MIERTKKTQPKKSVITQSQQIEILSKIVDLTSSDLDLSFILGEVVRIINTITRADSVFVYLFDSKKKVLTLLASKTPHKKELGAVTLKAGEGITGWVAKESKIVHIKKNAYKDSRFKNFDVLPEDKYEAFLSIPIIFKKSTIGVINVQHKKERDFSKSIVTLISTIAKQVSGVIENSRLYAEAKKKAAQFDQLMKVSQSITSESYLDEILNLIVVVTAEMLDSKICSVMLLDEKKQELSIKATQFLSEDYKKKPNIKVEKSLSGEAVKAKKAKMYFDVRMEEKYAYRNLADKEQLSSMLSVPMIVKDRVIGVINIYTKRPHAFSQEEVSVLQMVSNQAAIAIENTKLVEETVKAKEALETRKLIERAKGVLMRIQGLAEEEAHKVIHKKSMNSCKSMKEVAESIILMDELQKKL; this is encoded by the coding sequence ATGATTGAAAGAACGAAAAAAACGCAACCTAAGAAATCAGTGATTACTCAATCTCAGCAGATAGAGATTTTGAGTAAAATTGTTGATTTGACAAGTTCGGACCTTGATTTAAGCTTTATTTTAGGTGAGGTTGTTAGAATTATCAATACAATCACAAGAGCAGATTCTGTTTTTGTGTATCTTTTTGACAGTAAAAAGAAGGTCTTGACTTTGCTGGCGTCAAAAACGCCGCACAAAAAAGAGCTTGGCGCTGTGACATTAAAAGCTGGAGAAGGAATCACTGGTTGGGTTGCCAAAGAGAGTAAAATAGTTCATATCAAGAAAAATGCCTACAAAGATTCTCGTTTTAAGAATTTTGATGTTTTGCCTGAAGATAAATACGAGGCCTTTCTTTCTATTCCTATTATTTTTAAGAAATCGACTATTGGCGTTATTAATGTTCAGCATAAAAAAGAAAGAGATTTTTCAAAGAGCATTGTGACTTTAATTTCTACCATCGCGAAACAGGTGAGTGGTGTTATTGAAAATTCTCGTCTTTATGCGGAAGCCAAGAAAAAGGCCGCGCAGTTTGATCAATTGATGAAAGTCAGCCAGTCGATTACATCAGAAAGTTATTTGGATGAAATTTTAAATTTAATTGTTGTGGTGACGGCTGAAATGTTGGATTCTAAGATTTGTTCGGTGATGCTGTTAGACGAGAAAAAGCAAGAGCTTTCGATTAAGGCAACGCAGTTTTTAAGTGAAGATTATAAGAAAAAGCCTAACATCAAGGTTGAAAAATCTTTATCCGGCGAGGCCGTGAAAGCAAAAAAAGCTAAGATGTATTTTGATGTTCGCATGGAAGAAAAGTATGCTTATCGTAACCTTGCAGATAAAGAGCAGTTGAGTTCGATGCTTTCAGTTCCAATGATTGTTAAGGACCGCGTGATTGGCGTTATTAATATTTATACCAAGAGGCCTCATGCCTTTTCGCAAGAAGAGGTGAGCGTTCTTCAAATGGTGTCTAACCAAGCCGCGATTGCGATTGAAAATACAAAATTAGTTGAAGAGACGGTGAAGGCCAAAGAAGCGCTTGAAACACGCAAGCTGATTGAACGGGCCAAAGGTGTTTTGATGCGGATTCAAGGGTTGGCAGAAGAAGAAGCTCATAAAGTGATTCATAAGAAAAGTATGAATTCTTGTAAGAGCATGAAAGAGGTGGCGGAGTCCATTATTTTGATGGATGAGCTACAAAAGAAGCTGTAA
- a CDS encoding glycosyl hydrolase family 65 protein — protein sequence MNTWKLIYDKFVPEEENLREALCTLGNGYFGTRGAAPETVATKVHYPGTYIAGVYNELVTDIAGRKVANEDFVNCPNWLMLNLRVGDGAWFDRLKVKILSWRVTLDMRKGVLSRRVRWQDEQGRITAMDNYRIVSMASPHCAALRCTITPENYSGKITIRSGIDGQIINAGVERYKQLSSKHLEAKSLGCFGRDGLFLQMQTNQSKIEITEATRTLVFRDNKRIYPNMRVLTHGHERAVKEFTIDVQKGKKYVVDKLMSLYTSRDQGIVDNCLAAQESVSKIESFDSLYRAHAARWRALWKKCDIEIEGDELSQLVLRLHAFHSLQVASTYNEEIDAGLPARGLHGEAYRGHIFWDELYVYPFYNLKAPEITRALLMYRYRRLFAAKEYARENGYKGAMYPWQSASGGNETTQTVHLNPMSGKWGPDYSCLQRHVSIAIAYNVWTYYYTSGDSDFLNRYGAEMILEISHFWSSISKFDEKKQRYYIENVMGPDEFHEKIPGSKKSGLKNNAYTNILVVWILEKALFLLDSMSEEDRHALLLKIEVTPEEVERWKDITTKMEIVIGKDGIIHQFEGYMDLKELDWDEYREKYDNIHRIDRILKAEGTSPDNYKVAKQADTLMTFYLLNDEEIRAIFKKLGYPVSKDMFRKNYDYYVQRTSHGSTLSRVVHAYLAQRIGYEDLAMEHFKDALKSDLYDTQGGTTQEGIHCGVMAGTIDLVMRCFAGLSVQDDQISLNPQLPKKWKRMKFSVRYRDIWFNIEITRKKVVVRPELLKKISLQRVSEVFIVVNNKKYKLTPGGKTVILLTKWLPIKF from the coding sequence ATGAATACATGGAAATTGATATACGATAAATTTGTTCCAGAAGAGGAAAATCTAAGAGAAGCGCTTTGTACTCTCGGCAATGGATATTTTGGAACGCGAGGCGCTGCGCCAGAGACGGTAGCAACAAAAGTCCATTATCCGGGTACATATATTGCAGGTGTTTATAATGAGCTTGTGACAGATATCGCTGGGCGAAAAGTTGCTAATGAAGATTTTGTTAATTGTCCTAATTGGCTAATGCTTAATCTTCGTGTTGGAGATGGTGCTTGGTTTGATCGCCTGAAAGTAAAAATTCTTTCTTGGAGAGTGACGCTTGATATGCGTAAAGGCGTTTTGTCTCGTCGAGTGCGCTGGCAAGACGAACAAGGGCGAATTACAGCAATGGATAATTATCGCATTGTTAGCATGGCAAGTCCTCATTGCGCGGCTCTTCGCTGTACAATTACTCCCGAAAATTATAGCGGTAAGATAACTATTCGAAGTGGAATTGATGGTCAAATTATCAATGCTGGCGTTGAAAGATATAAGCAGCTTAGTTCGAAACATTTAGAAGCAAAATCTTTGGGTTGTTTTGGACGCGATGGACTTTTTTTGCAAATGCAAACAAATCAATCAAAGATTGAAATCACAGAGGCAACGCGGACACTTGTTTTTCGTGATAATAAGAGGATATATCCTAATATGCGTGTTTTAACGCACGGCCATGAACGTGCTGTTAAAGAATTTACTATTGATGTTCAAAAAGGAAAGAAATATGTCGTTGATAAATTAATGAGTTTGTACACTTCTCGAGATCAGGGGATTGTTGATAATTGTTTGGCTGCGCAGGAATCTGTTTCAAAAATAGAAAGTTTTGATAGCCTTTATCGGGCGCATGCGGCTCGATGGCGTGCTTTATGGAAAAAATGTGATATTGAAATCGAAGGCGATGAATTAAGTCAGCTTGTGCTGCGATTGCATGCATTTCATTCTCTTCAAGTGGCATCAACTTATAATGAAGAAATTGATGCAGGTCTTCCAGCTAGAGGCCTTCATGGTGAGGCGTATCGCGGACACATTTTTTGGGACGAACTTTATGTTTATCCTTTTTATAATTTAAAAGCTCCAGAAATCACCAGAGCGCTTTTAATGTATCGTTATCGTCGGCTTTTTGCAGCAAAAGAATATGCCAGAGAAAATGGATATAAGGGAGCAATGTATCCATGGCAAAGCGCGTCTGGCGGCAATGAAACAACCCAAACCGTTCATCTGAATCCTATGTCTGGAAAGTGGGGACCGGATTATAGCTGTCTCCAAAGACATGTTTCAATTGCAATTGCCTATAATGTTTGGACGTATTATTACACTTCTGGTGATAGTGATTTTCTTAATCGTTATGGCGCGGAAATGATTTTAGAAATTTCTCATTTTTGGTCAAGTATTTCAAAGTTCGATGAAAAAAAACAAAGATATTATATAGAGAACGTTATGGGGCCAGATGAGTTTCATGAAAAAATTCCTGGTTCAAAAAAATCTGGCCTTAAAAATAATGCGTATACGAATATTTTAGTTGTTTGGATTTTAGAAAAAGCATTATTTTTGCTTGATTCTATGAGCGAAGAAGATAGACATGCTCTTCTTTTGAAAATTGAGGTAACCCCCGAGGAAGTTGAGCGGTGGAAAGATATTACAACTAAAATGGAAATCGTAATTGGAAAAGATGGCATTATTCATCAATTTGAAGGATACATGGATCTTAAAGAATTAGATTGGGATGAGTATCGAGAAAAATATGACAATATTCATCGCATTGATCGTATCTTAAAGGCAGAGGGAACTTCTCCCGATAATTATAAAGTTGCTAAGCAGGCAGATACGTTGATGACTTTTTATCTTTTGAATGACGAAGAAATTCGCGCAATTTTTAAGAAGTTAGGATATCCAGTTTCTAAGGATATGTTTCGAAAGAATTATGACTATTATGTTCAGCGCACTTCCCATGGTTCGACGCTGAGTCGTGTGGTTCACGCCTATCTGGCGCAGCGCATCGGGTATGAAGACCTGGCAATGGAACATTTTAAGGATGCGCTTAAAAGTGATCTTTATGATACACAAGGCGGAACAACTCAAGAAGGCATTCATTGCGGTGTTATGGCTGGGACGATTGATTTGGTGATGCGTTGTTTTGCGGGTTTGAGTGTTCAAGATGATCAGATTTCTTTAAATCCTCAACTTCCAAAAAAATGGAAAAGAATGAAATTTTCTGTTCGTTATCGCGATATTTGGTTTAACATTGAGATTACACGCAAGAAAGTTGTTGTAAGGCCAGAGCTTTTAAAGAAAATTTCATTGCAGCGAGTATCAGAAGTTTTTATTGTTGTGAATAATAAAAAATATAAATTAACTCCAGGCGGAAAGACAGTCATTCTTTTAACTAAATGGCTTCCAATCAAATTTTAA
- a CDS encoding thiolase family protein gives MASNQILTPIYIIDGARTPIASTYKSLKTFLAAQLASFVIDEICKRYPQIKEKINQVILGNTVSAGTGQNMARHAVSLSMLDISTPAFVINSVCGSGLESVIVGAQAILSGQADLVLAGGTESASHNPQIIKNQDELIESLLSDGLWCVMSDFHMGQLAENLAEEFNVSREAQDQLALESHQKAFKAQEQGKFDEEIVPIKKENGEIFSRDERIRKNISLERMTRLPSSFKESGTVTPGNASSAADAAALVLLAGEQAMKKYGFNPKARILGYSSVALEPKNSFLGAIKAAEECLKKCNLKNDDIDLFEIGESFASQAVLTKERLNIKDSKFNIFGGDIALGHPLGSTATRILVTLLHALKDQNKKIGLMSICFGGGGGVSMIIERL, from the coding sequence ATGGCTTCCAATCAAATTTTAACTCCTATTTATATTATTGACGGTGCGCGCACTCCTATTGCGAGCACGTATAAAAGTCTAAAAACTTTTTTAGCGGCACAACTTGCCAGTTTTGTTATTGACGAAATTTGCAAAAGATATCCTCAAATTAAAGAAAAAATTAATCAAGTAATTTTAGGTAACACTGTTTCAGCTGGAACAGGCCAAAATATGGCGCGGCATGCTGTTTCATTGTCTATGCTGGATATCAGCACGCCTGCTTTTGTGATTAATAGTGTTTGTGGATCAGGATTGGAATCTGTTATTGTTGGAGCTCAGGCGATATTGAGCGGTCAAGCGGATTTGGTTTTAGCTGGTGGGACAGAAAGTGCGTCGCATAATCCTCAAATTATTAAGAATCAAGACGAGTTAATCGAGAGTCTTCTTTCAGATGGGCTTTGGTGCGTGATGTCAGATTTTCATATGGGTCAGTTGGCAGAAAATTTGGCTGAAGAATTTAATGTTTCAAGAGAGGCGCAAGATCAACTTGCACTTGAAAGTCATCAAAAAGCGTTTAAAGCACAAGAGCAAGGAAAATTTGATGAGGAAATCGTTCCAATTAAGAAAGAAAATGGTGAAATATTTTCAAGGGATGAGCGCATTAGAAAAAATATTAGCTTAGAAAGAATGACAAGACTCCCAAGTTCTTTTAAAGAATCTGGGACGGTAACGCCTGGTAACGCGTCATCAGCGGCGGATGCCGCAGCTCTTGTTTTGTTGGCAGGTGAGCAGGCAATGAAGAAATATGGATTTAACCCTAAGGCAAGAATTTTAGGATATTCATCTGTAGCGCTTGAGCCAAAGAATTCTTTTTTAGGTGCAATTAAAGCAGCCGAAGAATGTCTTAAAAAATGTAATTTAAAGAATGATGATATTGATCTTTTTGAGATCGGAGAATCTTTTGCTTCTCAAGCTGTTTTGACAAAAGAGAGACTAAATATTAAAGATTCAAAATTTAATATTTTTGGTGGAGATATCGCTCTGGGTCATCCTTTGGGATCGACAGCGACGAGAATCCTAGTGACATTGCTACATGCCTTAAAAGATCAAAATAAAAAGATTGGTTTGATGAGTATTTGTTTTGGTGGTGGTGGAGGGGTTTCGATGATTATTGAAAGATTATAA
- a CDS encoding peptidoglycan-binding protein: MRRKLIFLLVFFMCAQSFLGCDFIYGLIQREAAEEKALIGEIIPFMYNEQVEQVQELLKVNGYSCGKIDGKMGPKVRDAIARFQEDRQIKVNRYVDKATWKELNFFKDLGLVFDGEIDVAFIQQILIKEGFSPGKIDGKLGPKTILAIQQFQEANGLKADGKIGGKTLSVFADYVMTAEY, encoded by the coding sequence GTGAGAAGAAAATTAATATTTTTATTAGTCTTTTTCATGTGTGCTCAAAGTTTTTTAGGGTGTGATTTTATTTATGGTCTTATTCAAAGAGAAGCAGCTGAAGAAAAGGCTTTAATTGGAGAGATTATCCCTTTTATGTACAATGAACAGGTTGAGCAGGTTCAAGAACTTTTAAAGGTTAATGGGTATTCTTGCGGAAAAATAGATGGAAAAATGGGGCCTAAGGTTAGAGACGCGATTGCAAGATTTCAAGAAGACCGCCAGATTAAGGTTAACCGGTATGTCGATAAGGCAACGTGGAAAGAATTAAATTTCTTTAAAGATCTAGGTCTTGTTTTTGATGGAGAAATTGATGTGGCTTTTATTCAGCAAATTTTGATTAAAGAAGGCTTTTCTCCAGGAAAAATAGATGGGAAATTAGGCCCAAAGACAATTTTAGCTATTCAGCAGTTTCAAGAAGCAAATGGACTAAAAGCTGATGGAAAAATAGGGGGTAAAACATTATCTGTTTTTGCTGATTATGTTATGACTGCAGAATATTGA
- a CDS encoding response regulator, protein MKKKILVIEDEIDIQKILKANLVAAGYETFVASTAKEGLEIFAKENPCTIILDVMLPDENGFDVCRKIKDDNDEVKIIIYTGKLEAVDARRAREAGADDFTVKTVDFKYILESIEKLIS, encoded by the coding sequence ATGAAAAAAAAGATTTTAGTTATTGAAGATGAAATAGATATTCAAAAAATATTAAAAGCAAATCTTGTGGCAGCAGGATATGAAACTTTTGTTGCTTCAACGGCAAAAGAAGGTTTAGAAATTTTTGCAAAAGAAAATCCTTGTACCATTATTTTGGACGTTATGCTTCCCGATGAAAACGGATTTGATGTGTGTCGAAAAATTAAAGATGATAATGATGAAGTAAAAATTATTATTTATACTGGAAAATTAGAAGCAGTAGATGCTAGAAGAGCTAGAGAGGCCGGGGCAGATGATTTTACAGTTAAGACAGTGGATTTCAAGTATATTTTAGAGTCTATTGAGAAATTAATTTCTTAA
- a CDS encoding beta-phosphoglucomutase family hydrolase → MKNYDAVIFDLDGVITKTALAHAASWKEMFDEYLKSREQRDGESFKEFTHEKDYLPFVDGKPRYKGVQSFLESRGIDIPYGDPADAPDMETACGLGNKKNIMFKNILAEKGAEVFDPAVALIKDLKANGVHVGVASSSKNCQLILQKTGLEDLFETRVDGVVSAELGLKGKPEGDIFVTACKNVGCTPDRAVVVEDAVSGVQAGKNGGFAFVLGVAREGNEKELQSNGADVVVTNLENVNAQRIDQWIVDKI, encoded by the coding sequence ATGAAAAATTATGATGCGGTTATTTTTGATTTAGATGGTGTTATTACAAAAACGGCTTTAGCTCATGCAGCTTCGTGGAAAGAGATGTTTGACGAATATCTTAAATCTAGAGAGCAGAGAGATGGCGAATCTTTTAAGGAATTTACACATGAAAAAGATTATCTTCCTTTTGTTGATGGAAAACCTCGGTATAAAGGTGTTCAGAGCTTTTTAGAATCTCGAGGAATTGATATTCCTTATGGAGATCCGGCTGATGCTCCAGACATGGAAACAGCTTGTGGACTTGGAAACAAGAAAAATATTATGTTTAAGAATATTTTAGCGGAAAAAGGAGCTGAAGTTTTTGATCCTGCTGTGGCTTTAATAAAGGATCTAAAGGCAAATGGTGTTCATGTTGGCGTTGCTTCTTCGAGTAAGAATTGTCAACTTATTTTGCAAAAAACAGGCTTAGAAGATCTTTTTGAAACGCGCGTTGATGGCGTTGTTTCAGCTGAATTAGGTTTAAAAGGAAAACCTGAAGGGGATATTTTTGTAACAGCTTGTAAGAATGTGGGATGCACTCCCGATAGAGCTGTTGTTGTTGAGGATGCAGTTTCAGGGGTTCAGGCAGGAAAAAATGGAGGCTTTGCTTTTGTTTTAGGTGTAGCACGTGAAGGAAACGAAAAAGAACTTCAAAGTAACGGCGCAGATGTTGTTGTTACTAATCTTGAGAATGTTAATGCACAGAGGATAGATCAATGGATTGTGGACAAAATTTAA
- a CDS encoding DUF2148 domain-containing protein has product MIEENEIKEQSLKDIAQKMIIAARTAPKGKGVDTFVFKIAEFKDIKTLSDKTREMGERYDAPGFLRDAQNILNSSIMILAGTIIKPMGLKKCGMCGFKDCAEKDKHKNIPCVFNTGDLGIAIGSAVGVAMDHRVDNRIMYSVGQAALEMGILGKDVKVAYAIPLSATSKSPFFDRK; this is encoded by the coding sequence ATGATTGAAGAAAATGAAATAAAAGAACAATCACTCAAAGATATTGCACAAAAAATGATTATAGCGGCACGCACGGCTCCTAAGGGGAAAGGGGTTGATACGTTTGTTTTTAAGATCGCAGAATTTAAAGACATCAAGACTCTTTCTGATAAAACAAGAGAAATGGGCGAAAGGTATGATGCTCCGGGATTTTTAAGAGACGCGCAAAATATTCTAAATTCTTCTATTATGATTTTAGCTGGCACAATAATTAAGCCAATGGGTTTAAAGAAGTGCGGTATGTGTGGTTTTAAGGATTGCGCAGAAAAAGATAAGCATAAAAATATTCCATGCGTTTTTAATACAGGAGATTTAGGCATTGCGATTGGTTCTGCTGTGGGTGTGGCTATGGATCATCGCGTTGATAATCGTATTATGTATAGCGTTGGACAAGCAGCTCTTGAGATGGGGATTCTTGGAAAAGATGTCAAAGTTGCGTATGCAATCCCATTAAGCGCAACATCAAAGAGTCCGTTTTTTGATAGAAAATAA
- the otsB gene encoding trehalose-phosphatase, translating into MDCGQNLKNFFENLDEIKARLDGKTLVVFLDYDGTLTPIVSTPDLAIISDEMRNVVESLSKKVKVAIVSGRATDDVRSKVKISGIFYAGSHGFEINDPQGEVKINEEAQKIRPVIDEVQAKLAERVKNIEGALIENVKYTVSCHYRLVKDEDFEVFENQVDSVLSEYPQLRKTSGKKVFEIRPKIDWHKGKAVDWILSVFEKEQKNILPVYLGDDTTDEDAFRALKEKGFGVLVSTELRDTQAEYIVRDSGDVKKVLQTFIDLS; encoded by the coding sequence ATGGATTGTGGACAAAATTTAAAGAACTTTTTTGAGAATTTAGATGAGATCAAAGCGCGCTTAGACGGAAAAACTTTGGTAGTTTTTTTAGATTATGATGGAACGCTTACTCCAATTGTGTCGACTCCAGATTTAGCAATTATTTCTGATGAAATGAGAAATGTTGTTGAAAGTCTTTCTAAAAAGGTGAAGGTTGCGATTGTTTCGGGTCGCGCGACAGATGATGTTCGAAGCAAGGTTAAAATTAGTGGTATTTTTTATGCTGGAAGCCATGGTTTTGAAATTAATGATCCTCAAGGAGAAGTCAAGATCAACGAAGAAGCACAAAAAATTCGCCCTGTAATTGACGAGGTTCAAGCAAAACTTGCAGAGCGCGTTAAGAATATTGAGGGGGCTTTGATTGAAAATGTAAAATATACTGTATCGTGTCATTATCGCTTGGTGAAGGATGAGGATTTTGAAGTTTTTGAAAATCAAGTTGATTCTGTTTTGTCTGAATATCCTCAGTTGCGTAAGACGAGTGGTAAAAAAGTTTTTGAAATTCGCCCTAAAATTGATTGGCACAAAGGGAAAGCAGTCGATTGGATTTTAAGCGTTTTTGAAAAAGAACAAAAAAATATTTTGCCTGTTTATTTAGGCGATGATACTACAGATGAAGATGCGTTTAGAGCGTTAAAGGAAAAAGGTTTTGGTGTTTTGGTTTCGACAGAGCTAAGAGACACGCAAGCAGAGTATATTGTTAGAGACTCTGGTGATGTTAAAAAAGTTTTACAAACATTTATTGATTTGAGCTAA
- a CDS encoding DUF1016 N-terminal domain-containing protein yields MLLPVMYQTLAKFIKCEIASSQKKIERTKIAAYWKIGEAISKHLLHYSDRAGYGDHIFEKLATDLEIAETTLRDSVRFHQMFPIPHARTELGWNHYRALLTIKDSDKRLEWQRRCAQKYLSARELKRQLALRIPKTKKKAPNSSAPTNPAKISTLVFSRGELGTLGVAEKVAIEPKKESIFVDFGFNILRELPRTQKLSGMINKKPQYTFKAYVEKIIDGDTLWSQIDCGFGTLTRQKLRLRGIDCPELNTKEGQRAKCFVTDAFVDCAFIVVQTHKSDKYDRYLADIFFLPHATDANGVAREGKLLNQALLDAGLAKEYD; encoded by the coding sequence ATGCTTTTGCCGGTCATGTATCAAACGCTTGCTAAGTTTATCAAATGTGAAATAGCAAGCAGTCAAAAGAAAATTGAGCGCACCAAGATTGCTGCCTATTGGAAAATAGGTGAGGCGATTTCAAAGCATTTGCTTCATTACAGCGATCGCGCTGGATATGGCGATCATATTTTTGAGAAATTGGCAACGGACCTTGAAATCGCGGAGACGACCCTTCGAGATTCCGTACGATTTCATCAAATGTTTCCAATTCCGCACGCGCGTACGGAATTGGGGTGGAATCATTATCGGGCACTGCTCACCATTAAGGATAGCGACAAACGTCTTGAGTGGCAGCGCCGTTGCGCGCAGAAATACCTTTCTGCGCGCGAGCTTAAAAGACAACTCGCGCTTAGAATTCCAAAGACAAAAAAGAAGGCGCCGAATTCTTCGGCGCCCACCAACCCAGCAAAAATTTCGACACTTGTCTTTAGCAGAGGGGAGTTGGGCACCTTGGGGGTGGCTGAAAAAGTAGCCATCGAACCCAAGAAAGAATCAATCTTTGTTGATTTTGGTTTTAATATCTTACGAGAGCTGCCGCGCACACAAAAACTTTCAGGAATGATAAATAAAAAACCGCAATATACTTTCAAGGCTTATGTGGAAAAGATTATCGACGGCGACACGCTTTGGAGTCAGATTGATTGTGGCTTTGGTACGTTGACGCGTCAAAAATTACGCCTTCGCGGGATTGATTGCCCAGAGTTAAACACGAAAGAAGGCCAAAGGGCTAAATGTTTTGTAACAGATGCCTTTGTTGATTGCGCGTTTATTGTTGTGCAAACGCATAAGAGCGATAAATATGACCGCTATCTCGCGGATATTTTCTTTTTGCCTCACGCGACGGATGCCAATGGTGTTGCCAGAGAAGGGAAGCTGTTGAATCAGGCACTGCTTGACGCGGGGCTGGCAAAAGAATATGATTGA